The sequence TTTAACCGGGTCAGTAACCTGGCCGCCAAAGCAACTGTAGGAATCATAGAGCCAGAGCTCTTTACCGAAGAAGCTGAAGTAAAGCTATATGAGAAATGGCAGACACTGCATGCCCCATACACACAAGCACTTACAGCAAGAAATGCAGAAGAAGCGCTCCACATCCTTTCCGGATTGAAAGAAACGGTTACCGGATTTTTTGATTCAGTGATGGTCATGGCTGAGGACGAGCAGATACGCGCGAACCGTCTGGCTTTGCTGGCAGGTATTGATGCGGATTGTAAGGCCTTTGCAGATTTCGGCAAGCTGGTCTGGTAAATAACCTTTAAGAAAAGTGTACGACTTATGGTATAGATTGATGGTTTGGGGTATAAATATACGGAACGGTGCCAATGTGTCAGTTGTCATTCGTTCCGTATTTTATGCTTTTCAAAGAAGGATTTCCTATTAAGTAAAGCGTATATTATATTACACGGAAAACTGGTGAGGGTCATGAAGAGTTCCCAGGGAAGAACTATAGTGGTGGATGGAGACGCATGTCCGGTCAAGAAGGAGATCGCTGCAGTTGCTCGTACCTTTAGCATTCCGGTAGTGATGGTGTCTTCCTATAACCATGTGCTCAAAGGTGAAGAAGGTGTAACAGTTGTGCAGGTCGACAGCGGAGATCAGAGTGCAGATCTATATATTGCCAATCACATTTCGGCAGGGGATATTGTGCTGACTCAGGATTATGGACTTGCTGCGCTGGCGCTGGGTAAACGTTGTTCTGCGCTCTCTTTTCGGGGCAAGGTCTATGAAGATTCCGAAATGGATTTTATACTGGAGGGCAGGCATGCCAAAGCCGTAGAACGAAGAAGAGGACATTATTCCAAGGGTCCAAAACCGATTACTGCAGAGGAGAAAATTTTTTTTCAACATAAACTGACAAAACTTTTAACACTTTTGCAGGAGAATGTGCAGCTATAGCGAATTATATTTATTTGTTAAGAGATGAAGGTGGTCGAAGTGGCTAACGGACAGGGTAATATTCCGGAAGAGGTTATCGAAAGCGTGCTGGCGCGGCATGATATTGTCGATACAGTCGGTAAAGTTGTCCATTTGTCCAAGCAGGGGAAATATTTATGGGGCCTCTGCCCGTTTCATTCGGAGAAGACTCCTTCTTTTACTGTGACTCCGGATCGGGGTGTATTTCATTGCTTTGGCTGCGGTATGGGTGGAAATGCCATCAAATTCAGGATGGAAATCGAAGGGTTATCCTTCCCCGAAGCTGTCCGCATAATGGCTGAAGAAAGTGATATACCCATTCCAGAAGGAAAGGGAGGTATGCTGTCTGCTCCGGACCCGGAACGTGATCGGTTGATTCAAGCGTATGAATGGTCTGCGAAGTTCTATCATTACCTGTTGAAGAATACGGAACACGGCACAGCCGCAATGGATTATTTAAGGTCCCGTAATTTCAGCGACAAGATGATAGACCAATTCCAGATCGGATATGCCCCCGATCGCTGGGACACACTGCTTCAGTTTTTGGAGAAGCGGAACTTTGATCTCGCCGAGATGGAGAAAGGTGGACTATTGTCCGCCAGAGGTGAGGGCAAAGGTTATGTCGACCGTTTCCGCGGGCGCATCATTTTTCCAATTGCAAATCGTACAGGTAAGGTAATCGCCTTTGCCGGAAGAATACTGGGAGAGGGTCAACCCAAGTATTTAAATTCTCCGGAGAGCAGATTGTTTAACAAAAGCCGGATTCTTTACAATTTGCACCAATCCAAAGCATCCATCCGCAAAACGCGGCAAATCGTTCTTTTTGAAGGATATGGGGATGTCATATCGGCTTGGGAAGCAGGTGTGCATAACGGTGTGGCGACCATGGGTACCTCGCTGACGGATAGTCATGTGGTATTAATGAAGAGTCTGGCTGACGAGATTATCCTTTCCTATGATGGTGACCGGGCAGGACAAGCTGCAGCCATAAAGGCAGTACCCATGCTTGAAGGGAGTGGCCTGCGTGTGAAGATCGCTTTACTGCCAAGCGGACTAGACCCGGATGATTTTATTTCCAAGCACGGTGGGGACAGATTCAGAGAACAAGTTATTGAATCTGCGGTTTCATCCATAAAATTTAAGCTTATATATCTGAAAAAAACCCATATACTCCTAGAGGAAGATGGCAAAATCGCCTACGTCAAAGAGGCATTGGAAGTCATTGCCTCGCTGCATTCTTCAACGG comes from Paenibacillus sp. 19GGS1-52 and encodes:
- a CDS encoding DUF188 domain-containing protein — translated: MKSSQGRTIVVDGDACPVKKEIAAVARTFSIPVVMVSSYNHVLKGEEGVTVVQVDSGDQSADLYIANHISAGDIVLTQDYGLAALALGKRCSALSFRGKVYEDSEMDFILEGRHAKAVERRRGHYSKGPKPITAEEKIFFQHKLTKLLTLLQENVQL
- the dnaG gene encoding DNA primase, with protein sequence MANGQGNIPEEVIESVLARHDIVDTVGKVVHLSKQGKYLWGLCPFHSEKTPSFTVTPDRGVFHCFGCGMGGNAIKFRMEIEGLSFPEAVRIMAEESDIPIPEGKGGMLSAPDPERDRLIQAYEWSAKFYHYLLKNTEHGTAAMDYLRSRNFSDKMIDQFQIGYAPDRWDTLLQFLEKRNFDLAEMEKGGLLSARGEGKGYVDRFRGRIIFPIANRTGKVIAFAGRILGEGQPKYLNSPESRLFNKSRILYNLHQSKASIRKTRQIVLFEGYGDVISAWEAGVHNGVATMGTSLTDSHVVLMKSLADEIILSYDGDRAGQAAAIKAVPMLEGSGLRVKIALLPSGLDPDDFISKHGGDRFREQVIESAVSSIKFKLIYLKKTHILLEEDGKIAYVKEALEVIASLHSSTEREVYLREIASELELSYDSLKQDCNLLRASLQKNIPEGDNNDKRWNNGRHKKGQVQTPTLLPAYHVAERRLLSLMIQDPEAATYVGERLGEEFNIDDHAAIAAYLYAYYAQGKPPGISRFLSSLQDDRLEKAATSISMMDTPPGWNEQVLDDCIREVRKYPMQRKIEPKREEMIQAEKSGDFLRAAQIASEILALERQ